In Asterias rubens chromosome 15, eAstRub1.3, whole genome shotgun sequence, a genomic segment contains:
- the LOC117300123 gene encoding asparagine synthetase [glutamine-hydrolyzing]-like yields the protein MCGIWAIFGSDQNVFKQCKNSLKIAHRGPDSFRVENISHYSNCCLAFYQLAIMDDLYGMQPMRIKSHPNIYVLCNGEIYNHRTLQKQFDLQYLTESDCEILIHLYVRGGAEYAASMLDGVFAFCLLDTAARKIYLGRDTYGVRPMFRLLKDDGFLAICSEAKGLLGLDHGHEDTDSAPDFEIIPFPPGNIESYDLAPSGKVTLCERVEFHSLENKPKWSDKPSTVQPSGEDVYANIRVLVTDAVRKRLMSHRPIGCLLSGGVDSSLVAALVVKLAKESGIQYPIQTYSIGLEGSTDILAARKVAAHIGSEHHEVSFTPDEGTAVLEDVIYSLETWDTSNIRCSIAMYLVSRYIQKETDRVVIFSGEGSDELAQGYIYFHKQPSPEVGDAESRRLLKDLYLYDVLRSDRTTAAHGLEVRVPLLDHHLTSYYLSLPASMRCPQQGIEKYLLRKAFDGTGLLPPEILWRPKVAFSDGLSSAEKPWYESLQEFACQEVSDAMLEGAPKRFPFKPPRTKECYHYRQIFEKHFKGHAKWTPHRWLQKWCDSDNSYSREIRNYKTFEANQSISDNELGKIK from the exons ATGTGTGGAATTTGGGCGATATTCGGCAGCGACCAAAACGTCTTCAAACAGTGCAAGAATTCGCTGAAAATAGCGCATCGAGGCCCTGACTCGTTCCGTGTTGAGAACATCAGCCATTACAGTAACTGCTGTCTAGCGTTTTATCAACTGGCCATCATGGATGACCTCTATGGTATGCAACCAATGCGAATCAAGAGCCATCCCAATATCTACGTTCTGTGCAATGGAGAAATCTACAATCACCGCACT TTGCAGAAGCAGTTTGACTTGCAGTATTTGACCGAGAGTGACTGTGAGATCTTAATTCATCTTTATGTTCGGGGAGGAGCCGAGTACGCTGCCTCTATGCTGGACGGCGTCTTCGCTTTCTGTTTACTGGACACGGCTGCCAGGAAG ATTTACCTTGGTCGAGACACTTACGGAGTTCGGCCAATGTTTAGACTCTTGAAGGATGATGGGTTTCTGGCAATCTGCTCTGAAGCTAAAG GCTTGCTTGGACTTGATCATGGTCATGAGGACACCGACAGTGCTCCCGACTTCGAAATTATTCCATTTCCTCCTGGAAATATAGAAAGCTACGATCTTGCCCCATCAGGGAAAGTCACACTTTGTGAGCGAGTTGAATTCCACTCATTGGAGAACAAGCCTAAGTGGTCAGACAAACCATCGACTGTGCAACCAAGtg GTGAAGATGTTTATGCAAATATCCGCGTCCTCGTGACCGATGCAGTCCGTAAACGCCTGATGAGTCATCGCCCCATTGGATGTCTCTTGTCAG GTGGTGTAGACTCTAGTCTGGTAGCAGCTCTTGTAGTTAAGTTAGCCAAGGAATCTGGTATCCAGTACCCAATACAAACCTACTCTATTGGGCTGGAGGGAAGCACCGACATCCTGGCAGCGAGAAAG GTAGCAGCGCACATTGGAAGTGAACATCATGAGGTGTCATTCACTCCAGATGAAGGAACTGCCGTCTTAGAAGACGTTATTTATTCCTTGGAAACTTGGGACACTTCAAATATCAGGTGCTCAATAG CCATGTACCTAGTCTCTCGCTACATTCAAAAAGAAACAGACAGGGTAGTGATATTTTCAGGAGAGGGGTCTGATGAGCTTGCCCAGGGGTATATCTACTTCCACAAACAACCCTCTCCCGAAGTGGGGGATGCTGAAAGTCGACGCCTCTTGAAGGATCTATACCTCTATGACGTATTGAGATCGGACCGTACCACTGCAGCACATGG TTTGGAGGTGCGTGTACCTCTACTTGACCATCACTTGACCTCGTACTATCTGTCACTGCCTGCAAGTATGAGATGTCCTCAACAGGGAATTGAGAAGTATCTACTCCGGAAGGCGTTTGATGGGACAGGACTTTTGCCACCAGAGATCCTTTGGAGGCCGAAAGTAGCGTTCAGCGATGGTCTGTCGTCGGCTGAGAAACCATGGTATGAGAGTCTGCAAGAGTTTGCCTGTCAAGAG GTGAGTGACGCCATGCTAGAGGGCGCCCCCAAACGGTTTCCCTTCAAACCTCCACGTACAAAAGAATGCTACCACTACCGCCAGATATTCGAGAAGCACTTTAAGGGGCATGCCAAGTGGACTCCGCACAGGTGGCTGCAGAAGTGGTGTGATTCGGACAATTCATACTCGAGAGAGATCAGGAACTACAAGACATTTGAAGCAAATCAAAGCATAAGCGACAATGAATtagggaaaataaaataa